The following is a genomic window from Zalophus californianus isolate mZalCal1 chromosome 10, mZalCal1.pri.v2, whole genome shotgun sequence.
TGGGCCAGCCCTTCTGTTTAAAGGGATTCCAAGGCATATCTGTTTTGGGTTATTCTTGGTACCACTTTTGAATGTGGCTCAATTATACAATTTAGTTCCTTTACCTTGTCAGCCACGGAGCAAAGGGAAGACATCACAGCGTAAGAGAGgttggaaaagcaaaagaaagaaagctttacGGGAAATTGGCTTCAAACTGGTAACTTCTGCTTGTAGCATTGAGAACGGCTTATATGTAACCAAGATATGGATTATAACAATGGTTATTTTTCACAAGGAGGACCTAGTCACCTTCTACAAGTTCAGCATTTACTCTCTCTCTGATTTACAATATGCTCTTTCAACAAGATAGACTGGAACGAAATGCTTCTTTTTACTCACACTTTTCTAAGATGTGAATTGCTCAGAGTTCTTCTACAGAGTCCTAGCAATTTATCTGCACCTCCTTTAGAGCATTTTTACCTTCTCTCCTTGGATCATATTGATATACAATGTTTAATTGAATCTCTCCACCCAAGTTACTTGAAATCCAagttcatttccctttttttttttaaagattttatttatttgacagagagagagagagagagagagagcacaagcagggggagtggcaggcagaggcagagggagaagcaggctccccgcagagcagggggagcccgacgcgggactcgatcccaggactctgggcctGAGCCGAGGGcggtcgcctaaccaactgagccacccgggcgcccaagtTCATTTCCATTTTGCCTCTTTTCTCTATTCAGGACCTAAGTGCTCTCCCCACTCTGCCTTCCCTTTATGCAAGCAGGTAGACGCCTGTGCTCATTGCCTTCGAAGAGCCTGttagttttatttgatttttatattcccAAATCCCAAGCTCTTGAGAGATTAGTATTGACTTCAGATAGAGAAAAACGTTTGTTAGAAATAGCAGGAAAATGCACAGAGCTGTCTCTACTCCAGACCCCGAAAGGGCCTTGTAGACAGAAATAAGGCACATCTCAGCAGCAACCAGACAAGTTGATGACCCAGGATACCGAAGAGCAGATGGCTCCTTAGCTTCTCCATTTTGCACCACGTGTTACCCCACCTGCCTGGGAAGTTAGACAAAAGCCGAGGAAAAGCGGATGGGGGCAAATTGAGACTAAATTTCTGCCACCCCACCTTAATGGAGCTTGAAGTAGGTAAAGttgaattacaaaaaaataagaaaggcttCATTTATTGCACACCCTCGTTTGTGGATCGGGATTCTTGTTTGCTACATCTGCTACCCAGTGAACGTTTGTAAATGAGCAAAAgaattgaatgaatacatgaaacaTACAAATTAGTAAAAGGTCCACGTTCGCCCAGGGCGCATGCATTTTGATAAGGTGAAGTGGACTAAGGAGCACAGAGGCTGGGCTTCCAGAGTTATGGCTGCTAGCGAccgggtgagggggtgggggtggtggcgaACCCGATCCTGCAGTTAACTGGGCTATTTCCCTTGGGATACCGTCTAGGAGAAATGTAGGCTGGGCTTCATTCTCCTAGGTTCCCAGTGGTGAGGGACAGGCCTCAACAAGAAAAAGGACCAGTCTTAGTCTCTGGTAACGTTTGAGAAAGCACTTAGCGTTGGCCTCAAACAGGAAGCTTTCACCGGAGTTCAACAACTCACGCTCTGGGCTTTTCTCCAAAACCCAATTCCTCTGGTCAGCTCTAGACCCGCCCCTTCTGGGCCCGCCTCCTCGGGCCTGCAGGATTGGCTCTTCCTCTACTTCCGGCTTCTGGACCCGGGTGCACTCGGTTTCCGGTGTCATGGCGGCCTGAGGTCCCGGCAGTCGGAGAGGCGGCTGCAGGCCCCTCCCTGCGGAGCCGCTGGTCCGGCAGGCGGGGATGTGACCGCGGGCCCTGCCGGCCTGCCCCGGGCGTCGCCTCAGCTGCCGTGCCAGTGCCCTCCGGCCACACCGATGGCGGGATCCGGCTGCGCGTGGGGCGCGGAGCCGCCGCGGTTTCTGGAAGCCTTCGGGCGGCTGTGGCAGGTACAGAGCCGCCTGGGGAGCGGCTCCTCGGCCTCGGTGTACCGGGTGCGCTGCTGCGGCACCCCCGGCTCGCCCCCCGGCGCCCTCAAGCAGTTCTTACCGCCGGGAACCACAGGCGCTGCGGCCTCGGCCGCCGAGTATGGTTTCCGCAAAGAGAGGGCGGCGCTGGAGCAGTTGCAGGGTCACAGGAACATCGGTAATTGCCgctgcctcccttccctccttgccCAGGTCCCGGCCCAGCCGTACACCCCCTCTCAGCCTGGCGTTCCGTCGCCTGTCCTTAAGGCGGGAGACGTGGGTCTGGCCCTCTCTTCGTCACCCGATCCAGGCCCCTTTCCCATCCCCCTTCACTCTGCAGTAGGGTGGAGTTGGTGGTCTGCTTTGCCCAGTGTCACGTAATAGATGCTCAATTAAGTTCTGTTTTGCATCGGAGAATGCAGCACCTATTGGCGTAGAGTTATCTTTTCTAGTGAAAGGAGACATGTCTTTGCTAGATTTGTCATTTCTTGTATGGAAATTTTGAATCTTTGCATTATCAGTGAAAAACGAGAAATCCATCTAGGGCTTGTGATAATGCTAATAACTCGTACAGATATTACCTGATACATATTTAGTATGGATTTGGGCGAAATGACCCCAGTATTCACATGGGAGTCCTCTGGAAGTGTGAAAATTAGGAACACTTTATACTTGTACCCTGGTAAGACTATGTTACATGATTTAGATGTTCAAAATATAAGATACATGATGGTTACTGATGATCTATGAAAAGTCTTCACTGTCATGACCCTGAGTTTATAGTTAGTTATAGCTTTGGCTAATAAAGAAATGTCTTACTTCCTGGCAAGCGTAATCTATGTGTAATTTGAAGAGTTGCTTTTTTTATATTACCACTTTGGAGAAGAATTTCTTAACCACTagtgttgcctttttttttttttttaagtgctcgCTAAAGGATGTGTATAACACCCTGGTATTTAAGAGTGaaattttttttgcagtttttgcAAGCTTGAGGACTTGTTGAATCGCTGCAAGATTAAGTTAAATTGTCATCTTGAAAGACTTAGtcttgtaatatttatttattttccccctcCTTTTAATATCAGATTATAGAATGCTATTTTGGATCAAGAACCAATTTTCAACCAATTTTGTTTTTGCGGGTTGTGATATTCATCTTAAGAGTCCATaaggtttggattttatttttaatcatttttgctTGGTGCTTAGTGAAATACAATTTGATTATTGTGCCATATTTAATATCTTTGACTAGTAAGGAGCTGTGGGAGGTTTTCTCATCTTGTTTCATTAAAATAACCCAGTTGccaaaaaaatcttacttttgGGAGAAATAAATTACAGTGGGAGTGTGACGCTCATCTGAGTAATCCTTGCCTAGAGTATCCCAGATTGGCACTGCAGTTGTCTGTGTTAGCTGTAACTTATTCTGAGTctgatttttaaagcattataaCTTACTTCTTTTTCTAGTGACTTTGTATGGAGTCTTTACAATCCACTTCTCTCCAAATGTGCCATCACGCTGTCTGTTGCTTGAACTCCTGGATGTCAGTGTTTCGGAATTGCTTTTATATTCCAGTCATCAGGGCTGTTCCATGTGGATGATACAGCATTGTGCCAGGGATGTTCTGGAGGCCCTTGCTTTTCTTCATCATGAGGGTTATGTCCATGCAGACCTCAAACCACGTAACATATTGTGGAGTGCAGAGAATGAATGTTTTAAACTCATTGACTTTGGACTTAGCTTCAAAGAAGGCAATCAGgtaagaaataatttaataacaGGGTGGCTTTGGTCGACACTTAAGAGATATTTCTATCTAAAATACTGAAATGCTTGGGGATGAAGCAAATAAAAAGGATTTCATTGCCACCATGTAAAAAAAGGGTGGATGTTTGGGTTAGGTAGGGTAATTAACAGGTAATTATTACTGCTGCCTTCAGTGTTGGTGCTCTGTCTTGTGGCAGAACGCACGTAACAGTTCTGGCGGTTTGTCACCTCTTTGCAGAGTGTCCTTATTTATCAACAGTGCCTAACAGACAAGAGACTAAAGAAAAGAGCTGCTGTGTTGCCTGTGAGAAGTGCCCAGTTAATGAACCAAATAATTAGGGTAGCCAAGGACTAAAAGTTTTTTTGGCATTCAGTTTGGCAGTGGTTTATTATACTTTAAGAGAAGTAAATACGCTGTGGTGATGGAAGGAAAGTGAACAGTTTTTTATTGGTTGTAATATTTACTCATCTTCTTTAGGATGTGAAGTATATTCAGACAGATGGGTATCGGGCTCCAGAAGCAGAACTGCAAAATTGCTTGGCCCAGGCTGGCCTGCAGAGTGATACAGAATGTACCTCAGCTGTTGATCTTTGGAGCCTAGGAATCATTTTACTGGAAATGTTCTCAGGAATGAAACTGAAACATACCGTCAGATCTCAGGAATGGAAGGTAAACTGTACCAGTGCTTTCCTTTGGAGTCCTTAATTCTGATTTAAGAGTACTCAGTTTATAACGATTCTCACTGGGGACGCTGTTTACTTCATCTCTGACATACTCCTCTTCCTGCATTTTTGGTACCTTAAGTGCTATTGTTTATTTTCATAGCTACAGATGTGCTAGTGAGTACTGCGTACTTACTGATCTTAGCCTGGGGCCCGGTGTGTAATAAGTGCTCGATAAAACGAATAAATGCATATTTCCAAAAAAAGCAGAAGTGATTTAGTTATACTACATCCTACAATATTACAAGTATAAATTTCATGATAATCTTTACATAAAGCTTTACAGTTAatactttataaagtattttaatgcACAACCTCATTGAATTCCCTAACAATTCTGTGAGGATCATTAGAGAGTGTATTGGTTATTCTACAAACGAAGAACTGGAGGCACAGATATGTAAGGCACTTGCTCCAGATCTTACCACCGGATGTCCAGACCTGGGCTCCATATTCTGTTCTTCCTATTCAGAGTTTAGCATTCTGGCCAAGTTCCACCGtgctttatattaatttatagtcCATATATGAGCGATTCTGGTAAAGTGAGTACTGTTTATAACATTGTTTCTGTGGGAACATGAGTTCTAAATTCCAAATCTCTGACATAACAACAAACTTTTTGTATGATCATAACTTAGGAATTAACTATATTATGTTTTCAAACGTATTCTGGGGCCTAAATGCTTTGATGGTATCAGTATCCTTTAGGCTAGAGGTTTGATAAATAATACAATGTTTAGGAATCATCATTGGTTTTGATATTAAGCAACAagtattttttgagcatctaGTAATATATAATTTGTGTATGGCTATTGTGCCAtgtagagttttatttcttttcagccCTTAGTCATCTGTTTCTAGAAATGTTCCTGGAAGGAATGCTTTAATTGTCTTGTGGGTGTACCTAATGCTTGCTTTTGGCAAAAAATGCTACCGTGCAAGTAAAACTAGTATCGTTATTCTGCATTGGTACTTTCACACAATCAAGAGGCCAAGTATTCTTTCTTCAGCACTAATCCAAATACAGATCAATTACTTGGCATTAGTTTTGACTGTCTTTGAGACCTTTGGACTGTATCTGCTTGGCCCTGAGCTTATCAGAACTAAGTCACATTCAGGCATTTTGTATGTAATTTGGAGTATGGTGTGTATGAAATCCTCAGTATTCACCCCtctaaataaaaacagtattttatattttaataatcttcTGTGGAGACAAAATTGCCAAGCGAGTATGAGTTTGGGCTCTGAGGTCAAACTACTAGGGTTCATATCTTGCCTTCACCTCTTAAACTAAGTTATTTAGCGTTACTGAACCATGGTTTactttctgtaaaatgagcataatagcatttttctcacagaaatattgaggttaaaaaataaatgctaccTAGTTCTTAGCATAGCATGTGGCCTATAGTAACAGTAAGTATTCAGAAAATTTTAGTATTAAGGATGGTATTGGTCTTTTTACTTGTGTATACACTTCCACATTCTGAGAAAGCACAGTACTCAGAAAAGTTATGTTCCATAGGATTTAGAGTATGATGAATAATGTGATGGatgcaatttttaaatactgCATTACTTTCTCTCTGATAGTTTACTTGTATCTGAAAACAGTTAAAAGACTCCTCATCAAGACACCCAGTACTCTACTGGCACACATTCATTTTCTCACTTTGTATTAAACTACATTTTGATATGGTTGCTTTGGCATTTGTTCTTACTCATTCATCTAGTAAATATTCATATAgagtgccaggtactgtgctaggtgctgagaatagagaaaaaagttCTTCCTCTAGAAGCTTACAGTTATGCACATAATCTCCTCCAATAAGATTATAAGCTCTCAGAAGAGAGTGTTTTCTGTTGCATTTTACCTACCAAACAGTACAGTGCTATGTGGCTAGTACTCACTAAATACAGAATGAATTGAATAACCAAAGGAagacttttctccctttttttagGCAAACAGTTCTGCTATTATTGATCACATATTTGCCAGTAAAGCAGTGGTGAATGCCGCAATTCCAGCCTATCACCTAAGAGACCTTATCAAAAGGTACATCATGTGTACTTTCAAGTTCCTGTGTgtacatttattatataaagcttatttttgttgtgtttttgtttggattttaCTGAATGGATTTATATTATTTCTGGTGATCACCTAGAGGCTCTTCCTGGCAGCTGTATCTTTGATAGGCCTCTTGTAGCTCTGGCAGCCCTATATACTTGGTGGAAattaggtttttggtttttttgtttgttttagggtttttttgaaAGTAGGTTTTTAAAGAGCGTCTTTATTAACTAAAGACTGAGTTTGCTTTTGgactaccaaaaaaaaagtttaaaataaggtAGCTATGTATTATACTTTAAATAATTAACTGCTGGAAACTCTGGGGACAGATATAATGTTTCTGATTTCTGAGTAGGTCCAAACacattagatattttaaaataagacataatGTGTATTATCACATAGTTGGCCTTTCACATTTCTAGCATTATGGGCcagaaatgaataacaaaataattatgttgcAAAAGGATTGATCTCTCGATCAAgtcagaatattattttttctttggaataaTGACCTTATAAACCTTCCAActaggttttttggggggttgttttttttagAGCTTTTTATTTcgaaataattacagattcacaggaagttgcaaaaatgtTACAGAGAGGTctgtgtacccttcacccagtttcccccagtggtaacatcttacataactgtAGTAcgatatcaaaaccaggaaatggaCATTACAGTCTGCAGAATTTACTCAGATAAgaccttaaaaattttattcgcacttatttgtgtatgtgtgttttacaaATTAGTTTTCAATAGCTGTTACTATCTGATTCGTATTAGATTTACAAGTGACATTTTACATGGAAAAGATGGCATTGTGAAATTATGTAATGGGTTCTAACTTGGAAGTCAAATCATGTAAGTTCTAGTATTGACTTTGTTTTGGttcaaaaaggtgattttattaaagcatggggacggacccgtgggcagaaagagctgctagTATTGACTTtgttatttgggatcttttcccTCTTGATTGTGCAACTAACACTAAATTTGGAAGCTACAGAGAATTGtgatcagcaaaataaaaattataaacctaCTCTCTAGTGTTAGCACTTTGGTgtatttcttttcagtattttttctatgtattttactgtgtgtgtgtgccaatcatttgaaccttttttttattgtagaataAAACACGGATACTGAAAACAAATGTTAACTTCATGGATCCTTAAGAATATTCTTGTATTTACCATTCAggtcaagaaataaaactttgccAGCTACCCCAGAAATTCTCTGTGTCCCCATCTTAATTTTCAGACCTTCTTCCTCCCTAAAAGTAGCCACTGCCCTGACTTTTATGGTAATTACTTCCTTGTTTTCATTGTAGCGTACATCCTTAAACACTATGGTTTAGTGTTCCTTTTCTAAACAAAAATCccttttaagtttcttttatttatttgtttatttttttaagattttatttatttatttgacagagagagagagagagagagagcacaagcagggggagtggcaggcaggcatagggagagggagaagcaggctctccgctgagcagggagcctgacgtggggctcgatcccaggatgctgggatcacgacctgagccgaaggcagccacttaaccgactgagccacccaggcgccccccttttaaGTGTCCTTTAATCTGAAAGGTCCTTTTCCATCTTTTACCCcgctttttccttgttttttttggTTGGACAACCTGGGTGTTGGCTCAATATAGCTGTCTGCAATCTGAATTTTGCTGGTTCTGTTAATCCTGGTATAGcttaatatatttctttgtttttcctgtatATTGGTAGTTGTATCTAGAGGGGTGCAGTTTGCAGAGGGGGACATGACTGTAGACGGTATTGTGTTCTTTTATAAAGAGGCACATAATGTAACCATCTCTATTTTATGTGTTAGTAACTGTTAACATTCAGTGCCTGGATCCATTACTTTGTTAGGGGCTGCAGAATGGGATGTTCTCATTCTGTCATTCTGCTTCATTTGGTTAACCAAAGACAAAGTAAAtgcttgatttctctctctctttttatttcctagtTTTCATAATGAGTTGATTCCCTGTCATCCTCCATAGGGGCCACCATTTCCTTTTGAAAGTTCAGTGTGTTTTGATTTGGTAACTGCAACTCATTGCAGTTCTTATCCTAATTGAAGCTAAAATGGCCCCATCTTTGATGAATGTGAGCCGTTTAAGTTGGTTGTGGTGGGCCTTATTACCTTTTACAGCTTCTTTGCTCTCTGATGTGACAGGATGTTCCCAATTCATCTTATACATTTCCTGCCCCAGACCTGGAAGTAGCCAGATTTCTTTCTTCGAGAAGCCTGATTTCTTTTAGTaggaaatagtattttaaaaacacagtctGGATTTTAGGAATACTCTTTGCTACTGGGACGGTCATTGTTTCTAGGCCTTATTTTAAGTGGACGGAGTTCATACTGGTATTTCCAATTCACATTCAAGACCACAGAggttttatttaacttctgtttcacatctctctctttctccttctatgTCAAGAAATCTGATTTTCTTGGACATCGAAGAAGAAATCTGGTTCTTAAGGACAAGGGGAATGCtagaattagaatattttataattactcaTTTGCTTTATTCCAGCTTACATGAAAACAGTCTCAGAATCATAATACTCTAGGAAGATTattgaaaatgattatttttgcaCATGCTTTTCCCATTCTTCCTCCATTTGAAAAATAGTTGTATCTTCATCATCAGATCATATAACCATTACATGCCATACACTCTGTTTTAACACTCGAATTTATTCTCAGTTCCACGTGTAACTGTACGTTACTGTTCACCCCTGGTCCTTGTGGGCTGTCTCTCTCATCGTTTTAGTTTCTGAAGCTTGATCTCTAGAGGCCATAGGATTAACGTTCTCTGAGTTCTTGTGGGCCAGTGGTCAGTTGTGCTTCTTATACTGGAGAGTCTGTTCATCTGGATTTGAAAATGAGTGGCatactttttttccttgagtGTCTTAAAcatattactcccattttattcTGGCTTGTAGTGTTGCTGTTGAAAAGGCTAAAGACACTTCTAAttgtctttatattaaaaaagcaCTTGGTCTTTTTTGTCTAGATGGCCAGACAATTTCATCTCCTTCAAAGTTAATTGATTTTACTGGAATATATCTTGATTTTGATTGTTCTGGGTTGATATTCTCAGGAAAATAGATAGTTTCAGATCTTTTTGCTCGTTTGTTTTAGGAAGGTGTGcttaaattactgtttttatttatttagttattttttattaaagattttatttttttgatagagacagtgagagagggaacacaagcaggggggagtgggagagggggaagcaggcttcctgcttcgatgcggggctcgatcccaggaccctgggatcatgacctgagccgaaggcagacgcttaacgactgaaccatccaggcgccccttaaattacTGCTTTTAGTATTCATTCTCTTGCTTTGGTTTTTTCCTTCAGGCACTCCTATTCTACATATATTGGATTTTCTTTGACAGTACTCATTTTCATTActttctcttgaattttttttatctcttgtattctttttgattttttttttaagattttatgtatttgtcagagagggagagagcgagcgagcacaagcagggggagcggcaggcaggagaagcaggctccctgctgaacaaggagcccagtgcgggacttgatcccaggacccgagctgaaggcagatgcttaactgactgagccacccaggtgtccctatttctttttggatttttaaaaatgttcttttctgccttctgtttATCTTTAAGATACTATCTCTTGTGTTTGTTCATCCTTATAAGTTCTTCTAgctttattttatgaaatgatttttttgttctatttctaattctttcttgaGTTCTATTACCTAATTATTgagattttctaatttaaatttatgttGCTCTTTCatatcttttatcattttaaaaaacatcttttgctcattttgaaACAGTAGATTATAGTGTCAATCTGTGTTCTGATCATGTCTTTCTGGCATGCATTCATTGCCTCGGGGCTATCATTTTGCAGTTCTTGTCTTTTGTGTAATAATTTGGTTAGCAGTGCTTTTTATGTggttcatttttatatgaaattcattTCCTAAACTTATAGAAGAAGGTGTAGTTGGGATAGCTTTTCTAATTGTGTAGGGCTCCTTCTCTTGTTTTTGTGTAAtgttaaaaaggggggggggtgttttTATTCTGAAATCTCCTGGCTCTTCCCCTCCACTCCTTTTTtcctggtgtctctctctctgtcaattttTATTTACCCTCTCCTACTCAATTTCGATtccatttttaagatttctgttcTCAGTAGGACTTTGCCCTGGGAGGGAGCTTCAGCTAGTTAGTTTTGAGAAGTCATAATGTCTAGATTATTCCAACCCCTTCAGATTTTACAGAGGACTCCTTGCATTCACTTGGAATTAGAATGTATAACCCCTTGTAGTTACAGTTGCTTTTCTCCATTTGGCTTACTGAGCTTTGCAGTGAGGACCTGTTGGATACTTTGGGTTATTTTCTCTGCTTCATCAGATCATctgttgcttttctcttcttccttccacacAGATGTTGATCTGGTGCAAGGCTTACTACTATTGATGGTTTGTCCCTAGCCTCTTGTATTTTAGCATTTATTGGGGTTACTTAGTTTTGTTGTAAATGTCATCCATGGGTTTTTGATTTTGTTACCAAGTTGTGCTGTTATTAGTGGGATTTGATAGAATTCAGAAATCATGTCAccgtcatcttttttttttaatttagattacCCTAAATTTAcgtctagcttttttttttttcacttaatgttatATAGTATGGATCACTTTCCTATGTTGCATTTATTAATCAAAAAcgtcattttaaattaaaatataatattgtgCCATAAGTTTGTTTCATGAGTTACTGAACCATTTACTCAGAAATAgctttgggggggcgcctgggtggctcagttggttaagcgactgccttcggctcaggtcatgatcctggagtccctggatcgagtcccgtgtcgggctccctgctcagc
Proteins encoded in this region:
- the LOC113932653 gene encoding uncharacterized protein LOC113932653; the protein is MAHLERSGFAALSLRKPYSAAEAAAPVVPGAAHPVHRGRGAAPQAALYLPQPPEGFQKPRRLRAPRAAGSRHRCGRRALARQLRRRPGQAGRARGHIPACRTSGSAGRGLQPPLRLPGPQAAMTPETECTRVQKPEVEEEPILQARGGGPRRGGSRADQRNWVLEKSPERRWGNTWCKMEKLRSHLLFGILGHQLVWLLLRCALFLSTRPFRGLE
- the UHMK1 gene encoding serine/threonine-protein kinase Kist isoform X2, translated to MAGSGCAWGAEPPRFLEAFGRLWQVQSRLGSGSSASVYRVRCCGTPGSPPGALKQFLPPGTTGAAASAAEYGFRKERAALEQLQGHRNIVTLYGVFTIHFSPNVPSRCLLLELLDVSVSELLLYSSHQGCSMWMIQHCARDVLEALAFLHHEGYVHADLKPRNILWSAENECFKLIDFGLSFKEGNQDVKYIQTDGYRAPEAELQNCLAQAGLQSDTECTSAVDLWSLGIILLEMFSGMKLKHTVRSQEWKANSSAIIDHIFASKAVVNAAIPAYHLRDLIKSMLHDDPLRRIPAEMALCSPFFSIPFAPHIEDLVMLPTPVLRLLNVLDDDYLENEEEYEDVVEDVKEECQKYGPVVSLLVPKENPGRGQALIKQCTEVPGKQTLIGHVPCELAHSRLSDCS
- the UHMK1 gene encoding serine/threonine-protein kinase Kist isoform X1; the encoded protein is MAGSGCAWGAEPPRFLEAFGRLWQVQSRLGSGSSASVYRVRCCGTPGSPPGALKQFLPPGTTGAAASAAEYGFRKERAALEQLQGHRNIVTLYGVFTIHFSPNVPSRCLLLELLDVSVSELLLYSSHQGCSMWMIQHCARDVLEALAFLHHEGYVHADLKPRNILWSAENECFKLIDFGLSFKEGNQDVKYIQTDGYRAPEAELQNCLAQAGLQSDTECTSAVDLWSLGIILLEMFSGMKLKHTVRSQEWKANSSAIIDHIFASKAVVNAAIPAYHLRDLIKSMLHDDPLRRIPAEMALCSPFFSIPFAPHIEDLVMLPTPVLRLLNVLDDDYLENEEEYEDVVEDVKEECQKYGPVVSLLVPKENPGRGQVFVEYANAGDSKAAQKLLTGRMFDGKFVVATFYPLSAYKRGYLYQTLL